The Chloroflexota bacterium sequence CTACTTCCGCACCAAGTTGCGGAAGGCCCGATTCCACGATTTGGCGGTGCCGTTGGGCCTCATGGCGGTGGACTGTGACACGGGCGAGCAGGTGCCCTTGCGTGAGGGCGACGTGGCCCTGGCAGTGCGGGCGACGATGGCCTTCCCGGGCGTCTTCGCGCCGGTGGAGATCGGGGGCCGGACTCTGGTGGACGGTGGCGCGTCGGACAACCTACCCGTGGCGCTCGCCAGGGAGATGGGCGCGGAGTGGGTCGTGGCGGTAGACGTCTGCCCCCGGAGCGCCCCATGCCTGGGCAGCGACAATGCGGACGACGGCACGTCCCTGGTTCCTGCGCCACGCCTCATGGCCCTGATGCAGCGGGGATTTGACCTCATCATGGCGACGCTGACGGACCTGCGCCTGGAGCAATGCCCCGCCGATGTGCTGATTCGCCCGGAGGTGCCTGCGAGCGTTGGCACGTTCACAGGCTTCACGCGCATCCCCGAATGCATCGCGGCGGGCGAGAGAGCCGTGCAGGAACACGAGGATGCGCTGCGCCGGGTGTTTGAAGGTTGAGGCGCATGTTGGAGTTTCGGCGTCGCTACAGGAATCTGGGCCGATACAGGGAGATCGTCGGCGTCTTGGTGCGACATGGGTTCCTCAATGTCGTGGAGCAGTTGGGGATTGCCGGCTACGCTCCGTGGCCCCTGCGGCTTGTTACGGGCTACGCGGTTTCGGATCGGTTGAGCACCGAAGCCAGGGTGCGCCAGGCCATTGAGGAACTCGGGCCTACGTTTGTGAAAATCGGCCAGATTCTGAGCACCAGGCCCGACCTGATTCCTCCCGCGCTGCTTTCCGAATTGGCTAAGTTGCAGGATGCCGTCGCGCCAGCGCCGTGGGATTCGGTTCGGGCCTGCGTGGAGCGCGAACTGGGGGCGCCAATTCCGGAAGTCTTCAGCAGTTTTGACGAGGAGCCGATCGCCGCGGCGTCACTGGGCCAGGTTCATGCGGCGACGCTTCGCTCTGGCGAAGAGGTGGTCGTGAAGGTGCAGCGGCCGGGGATTGAAGACACCATCGCGGCGGACCTGGATATCCTCGGCGACCTGGCTGCGCTTGCCCGCGAGCGCACGCGGTGGGGGCAGGTGTACGACTTCTCGGCCATCGCGGAGGATTTCGCCTACACGCTGCGCATGGAGTTGGACTACGTGCGCGAGGGGCGGAATGCCGAGCGCTTCCGCGCCTATTTTGCCGAAGATCCGGCCGTGCGCATCCCGAAGGTCTTCTGGGCGTACACGACGCGGCGCGTGCTCACGCTGGAGCGGCTGCGAGGGGTCCGCATAGACGATCTGGACGCCCTGGATCGCGCGGGCGTGGACCGCCAGGCGCTGGCCGAGGAAGCGGCGCGCATCGTGATCCGCGAGGTGTTTGACCTGGGCTGCTTCCACGCCGATCCCCATCCTGGGAACTTTTTCATCCTTGACGACGGGGCCATTGGCGCGATGGACTTCGGGATGGTGGGGTACATGAACCCGGCCGACCAGATTGCGCTGGCGCGGCTGTTTGTCTCTACGGTGCGACGCGACACTGCTGCCGTGGTGGATGAGTTGATTCGCATGGAAGCGGTGGGATACGGGGCCAACCGCGTGGCGCTCCAGCGCGATTTGGACCGACTGGTGCACAAGTATCAGGATGTGCGCCTGGGGGAGATGCGCGTGTCGGAACTCTGGGATGACATTTTGCCCATGGTGTTTCGCCACCGCGTGCGGTTGCCATCGGAGTACTGGCTGCTGGCGAAGGCGCTGGTGATGATGGAGGGCCTGGGGGCGAAGTTGGCGCCGGACTTCAGCATTCTGACCGTCGCGGAGCCTTACGTGCGAGACCTGGCGGCGCGCCTGGTGTCGCCAACCGCGATTTTCACGCGGGCCACGTCGGGGTTCCAGGA is a genomic window containing:
- a CDS encoding patatin-like phospholipase family protein; this encodes MKSGRIALTLSGGGVRGFAHIGVLKALEARGWRPHLLTGASMGGIVAAAYASGMSVAEMEQEALALTSLRRLAQLLDRKPTPTGLIAGDRLLRYFRTKLRKARFHDLAVPLGLMAVDCDTGEQVPLREGDVALAVRATMAFPGVFAPVEIGGRTLVDGGASDNLPVALAREMGAEWVVAVDVCPRSAPCLGSDNADDGTSLVPAPRLMALMQRGFDLIMATLTDLRLEQCPADVLIRPEVPASVGTFTGFTRIPECIAAGERAVQEHEDALRRVFEG
- a CDS encoding AarF/ABC1/UbiB kinase family protein, with the protein product MLEFRRRYRNLGRYREIVGVLVRHGFLNVVEQLGIAGYAPWPLRLVTGYAVSDRLSTEARVRQAIEELGPTFVKIGQILSTRPDLIPPALLSELAKLQDAVAPAPWDSVRACVERELGAPIPEVFSSFDEEPIAAASLGQVHAATLRSGEEVVVKVQRPGIEDTIAADLDILGDLAALARERTRWGQVYDFSAIAEDFAYTLRMELDYVREGRNAERFRAYFAEDPAVRIPKVFWAYTTRRVLTLERLRGVRIDDLDALDRAGVDRQALAEEAARIVIREVFDLGCFHADPHPGNFFILDDGAIGAMDFGMVGYMNPADQIALARLFVSTVRRDTAAVVDELIRMEAVGYGANRVALQRDLDRLVHKYQDVRLGEMRVSELWDDILPMVFRHRVRLPSEYWLLAKALVMMEGLGAKLAPDFSILTVAEPYVRDLAARLVSPTAIFTRATSGFQEWLELLLYLPTHAPRLLDRLERGDLRLGVRLDDVRESLQRVDRTMTRLSASVVVGALVVASAILGAAALWEQARVWAAVASGLAMLLAIALGLWLAYASWRAGRR